In Cytophagales bacterium, the following are encoded in one genomic region:
- a CDS encoding galactose oxidase, producing MNKYILMLVSVMLLGISACTESTEDTDEDGNWVKLSDYEGDTRTGAVSFVIGEEAYVGLGSDGEDYLTDFWKYDASRNFWQEIAPFPGVGRISAVAFSADGKGYVGTGYNDDLAQEEMADFWMYDPDADTWTEIAPFAGSARYSAVAFSLNGLGYVGTGYDGSYLKDFYRYNPASDTWEQSISLFGSKRESAFAFVVGSRAYVGSGVNNDQFLYDFWAFDPESDQWIDFSIEDDDDDFFDEYVDAMERFDATAFVMDDIAYIATGTGTSFQRDIISFDPQTEIWDEDFTSFEGLARGGAVSFVINGRGFITTGRSATTRHDDIWEWKPGEEYEEFD from the coding sequence ATGAACAAATACATCTTGATGTTGGTATCGGTGATGCTACTCGGGATAAGTGCCTGTACGGAGAGTACAGAAGACACGGATGAAGACGGTAATTGGGTTAAACTATCTGATTACGAGGGTGATACACGTACAGGAGCGGTGAGCTTTGTTATCGGAGAAGAGGCATATGTAGGATTGGGATCAGATGGAGAAGATTACCTCACAGACTTTTGGAAATACGATGCCAGTCGTAATTTTTGGCAGGAAATTGCCCCTTTTCCTGGGGTAGGAAGAATCTCGGCAGTGGCCTTCAGTGCAGATGGTAAAGGGTATGTTGGGACCGGCTATAATGACGATCTGGCGCAGGAGGAAATGGCAGATTTCTGGATGTACGATCCGGACGCTGACACCTGGACGGAAATTGCGCCGTTTGCCGGTAGTGCCCGCTATTCTGCGGTTGCTTTTTCGCTGAATGGATTGGGGTATGTCGGTACGGGTTATGACGGGAGTTATCTCAAAGATTTCTATCGATACAACCCTGCTTCTGATACCTGGGAACAATCCATCAGCCTTTTCGGATCAAAACGAGAAAGTGCTTTTGCTTTTGTCGTAGGAAGCCGGGCGTATGTCGGTTCAGGAGTTAATAACGATCAATTCCTATATGATTTCTGGGCATTTGACCCTGAGTCAGACCAGTGGATCGACTTCTCTATCGAGGATGATGATGATGACTTTTTCGATGAATACGTAGATGCGATGGAACGTTTCGATGCAACCGCTTTTGTCATGGACGATATTGCCTACATCGCTACAGGAACCGGAACTTCGTTCCAGCGAGACATCATCTCATTCGATCCTCAAACGGAGATCTGGGATGAAGATTTCACCAGTTTTGAAGGTCTTGCCCGAGGAGGTGCCGTTTCCTTTGTGATCAATGGCAGAGGCTTCATTACCACCGGGCGAAGTGCCACTACTCGTCATGATGATATCTGGGAGTGGAAACCCGGAGAAGAGTATGAAGAATTCGATTAA